Part of the Xanthomonas sp. SI genome is shown below.
CAATGCACTCGTGGAACACGACAAGCCGGCGCCCGCCGGCTTTTTTGTTGCCTATCGTCCAGAGCAGGGCAGGGCGGTCGCGCACCGGCGGCGGGTGGCCCTGGCGCCCGGCTTGCTTTAGCATCCAGGCCGACGATCAGGCGAGGAGGCCGTACGCATGATGGAATATCATCATACGATTCAAGTCAAAGGACGCTACCAGCTGGTGGCGTTGACGCGCGAACCGGAATACAGCCCCGCCAACGTGGTGGGCTACACCGTGACCACCGAGGGTGGCGCGCGCCTGGACTCGCACGACATGTCCTGGGACGAGGCGCGGGTCTGGATGGATACCCTGGTCGAGCAGGACGGCGGCGGCGTCAGCGTCGAAAAAAAGCCGTCGAAGAGCAAGCCGAGTACCCGGCGCCGAAGCTAGAATAGCCGCCAAGGTGCATCAGGGAGGATAGGGGCTTGTCGAATCGTAAGATCGTTGCGGCTGTGGTCGTCGTCGCACTCACTGCCGTTGTCGGCTATTTCCTGTCCGGCTACATGGTGTTACTGCTGCTCAAGCTGGACACGCGCCTGTTCGGGCTGGGCACCTATTACGAATACGTGCACGCCATCGGCTTGCCGCAGGTCGCGCCATTCGTCGGCAAGATCAAGTGGGCCGGCTACCTGGGCTTTGGCTTGCCCGGGTTGCTGTGCCTGCTGACCCTGTTCTTGATGTTCAAGCCGCGCAAGCAGGCCTTGCACGGCGACGCCCGTTTCGCCGGCGCCGCCGACCTGGCGAAGCACGGCCTGTTCAAGCAGAGCGGCAACGGCATTGTGGTCGGCAAGTTCCGCGGCAAGCTGGTGCGCCTGAGCGGTCAGCAGTTCGTCATCCTGGCCGCGCCCACCCGTTCCGGCAAGGGCGTCGGCGTGGTGATCCCGAACCTGCTCGAATACCAGGAATCGGTGGTGGTCCTGGACATCAAGCAGGAAAACTTCGATCTCACCAGCGGCTGGCGCGCCAGCCAGGGACAGGAGGTGTTCCTGTTCAACCCGTTCGCCGAAGACCGGCGTACGCATCGCTGGAACCCGCTCAGCTACGTGTCCGACGACCCGGCGTTCCGCGTCTCCGATCTGATGAGCATCGCCGCGATGCTGTATCCGGATGGATCGGACGACCAGAAATTCTGGGTCAGCCAGGCGCGCAACGCATTCATGGCGTTCGCGCTGTACCTGTTCGAGAACTGGGACGACGAGCGCAACATCGGCTTCCCGGGCGGCCTCGGCACGCCGACGCTGGGGGCGATCTACCGCTTGTCCTCTGGCGACGGCAGCGACCTGAAGAAGTACCTGAAGTCGTTGTCGGAACGGCGCTTCCTCAGCAGCAACGCCAAGTCGGCGTTCTCCAACATGCTGTCGCAGGCCGAGGAGACCTTCGCCTCGATCCTGGGAACGTTGAAGGAACCGCTCAATGCCTGGATCAACCCGGTGCTCGACGCGGCCACCAGCGACAACGACTTCCTGCTGACCGACCTGCGCAAGAAGAAGATGACCATCTACATCGGCATCCAGCCCAACAAGCTGGCCGAGAGCCGCCTGATCATCAACCTGTTCTTCAGCCAGATCATCAACCTCAACACCAAGGAACTGCCCAAGAGCAACCCGGCGTTGAAGTACCAGTGCCTGCTGCTGATGGACGAGTTCACTGCCATCGGCAAAGTCGACATCATCGCCTCGGCGGTGTCATACATGGCCGGCTACAATGTCCGCCTTCTGCCGATCATCCAGAGCATGGCGCAGCTGGATGCGACCTACGGCAAGGACGTGTCGCGCACCATCATCACGAACCATGCACTGCAGATCCTCTACGCTCCGCGCGAGCAGCAGGATGCCAACGACTACTCGGAGATGCTCGGCTACACCACCTTCCGCAAGCAGAACGTGACGCGCGGCAAGGATGTGACCCGCAGCGTGTCGGAAGAGAGGAGGGCGCTGATGCTGCCGCAGGAACTCAAGGCGATGGGGAACGATCATGAGGTGTTCCTGTACGAGGGCATCCCGCATCCTGTGAAGTGCGACAAGATCAAGTACTACAAAGACCGGCACTTCACCGCAAGGCTGAAGCCGAAGGTGGATGTGCCCACGCTTTCCTTGTGACATAGAGTGACGTAGTTGGCAAAATTATTGGGAATCTGGCTGGATTGAACGCTTTTTTTCCAAATGCTTGACGTGAGCATGGCGCTACGGCACATTCTCGCGATGCTGGTGCGGTGCAATTGGCAATAGGAACAGGGGCGTGGGTTCTCAGGACAC
Proteins encoded:
- a CDS encoding type IV secretory system conjugative DNA transfer family protein, whose amino-acid sequence is MSNRKIVAAVVVVALTAVVGYFLSGYMVLLLLKLDTRLFGLGTYYEYVHAIGLPQVAPFVGKIKWAGYLGFGLPGLLCLLTLFLMFKPRKQALHGDARFAGAADLAKHGLFKQSGNGIVVGKFRGKLVRLSGQQFVILAAPTRSGKGVGVVIPNLLEYQESVVVLDIKQENFDLTSGWRASQGQEVFLFNPFAEDRRTHRWNPLSYVSDDPAFRVSDLMSIAAMLYPDGSDDQKFWVSQARNAFMAFALYLFENWDDERNIGFPGGLGTPTLGAIYRLSSGDGSDLKKYLKSLSERRFLSSNAKSAFSNMLSQAEETFASILGTLKEPLNAWINPVLDAATSDNDFLLTDLRKKKMTIYIGIQPNKLAESRLIINLFFSQIINLNTKELPKSNPALKYQCLLLMDEFTAIGKVDIIASAVSYMAGYNVRLLPIIQSMAQLDATYGKDVSRTIITNHALQILYAPREQQDANDYSEMLGYTTFRKQNVTRGKDVTRSVSEERRALMLPQELKAMGNDHEVFLYEGIPHPVKCDKIKYYKDRHFTARLKPKVDVPTLSL